In Streptomyces sp. NBC_00878, a single window of DNA contains:
- a CDS encoding SH3 domain-containing protein, whose amino-acid sequence MAVEEIESADESTGARAETTATATQKLYSIAPGYTVNVRSGPGTQYRLIRTLPVGSKVPIFCQRPGETISGPYGTTNIWDNIKVGEYVSDAYVNTGSDGYVAPRCS is encoded by the coding sequence ATGGCTGTTGAAGAGATAGAGAGCGCGGACGAGAGTACGGGCGCGAGGGCGGAGACGACCGCCACCGCGACCCAGAAGCTCTACTCGATCGCACCCGGCTACACCGTGAACGTCCGCAGTGGCCCCGGCACCCAGTACCGCCTGATCCGCACCCTGCCGGTGGGCTCCAAGGTCCCGATCTTCTGCCAGCGCCCGGGCGAGACGATCAGCGGCCCCTACGGCACGACGAACATCTGGGACAACATCAAGGTCGGGGAGTACGTCTCCGACGCCTACGTGAATACGGGCAGCGACGGCTACGTGGCACCGCGCTGCAGCTGA
- a CDS encoding class I SAM-dependent methyltransferase codes for MTASSRAHHHTRAHSFNAAAAQYAANRPSYPPTLFDAIENATGRPLAGARAIDVGAGTGIATTLLHARGANVVAVEPGDGMARQFRHTLPDIPLVRGDGNALPFTDSSADFVTYAQAWHWTEPARAAPEAMRVLRPGGALALWWNIDAVDVPWIADQERRVERYFGGGDALSKRVGTAARAETALADAITVPDVTHHQVRWSRSVPLDTHLANMGSHSIFLVLGEKGTAVFLAEEREHLLEVFPDGVVEETYNVDLLIARRP; via the coding sequence ATGACCGCCTCCTCACGCGCTCACCACCACACTCGAGCCCACTCCTTCAACGCCGCCGCAGCCCAGTACGCCGCGAACCGCCCCTCCTACCCACCCACCCTCTTCGACGCGATAGAGAACGCCACAGGCCGCCCCCTCGCGGGCGCCCGAGCAATCGACGTGGGCGCGGGCACCGGCATCGCAACCACCCTGTTGCACGCCCGAGGCGCGAACGTCGTGGCGGTAGAGCCCGGCGACGGCATGGCACGTCAATTCCGCCACACCCTCCCGGACATCCCCCTCGTACGCGGCGACGGCAACGCCCTCCCCTTCACCGACTCCTCCGCCGACTTCGTGACATACGCCCAGGCCTGGCACTGGACAGAGCCCGCCCGGGCCGCCCCGGAAGCGATGCGCGTCCTGCGCCCGGGCGGTGCCCTCGCCCTCTGGTGGAACATCGACGCCGTGGACGTCCCGTGGATCGCCGACCAGGAGCGCCGCGTCGAGCGGTACTTCGGCGGTGGCGACGCCCTCAGCAAGAGGGTCGGCACCGCCGCCCGTGCCGAGACCGCCCTCGCCGACGCGATCACCGTCCCGGACGTCACACACCACCAGGTCCGCTGGAGCCGCAGCGTCCCTCTCGACACCCACCTCGCCAACATGGGCAGCCACTCGATCTTCCTCGTCCTCGGCGAGAAGGGCACCGCGGTCTTCCTCGCCGAGGAGCGCGAGCATCTC
- a CDS encoding serine/threonine-protein kinase — MPPRRSAGTGAEAELPEYAGQYRLESCLGSGGMGVVHLARSTSGLRLAVKVVHAEFAKDPEFRGRFRQEIAAARRVSGAFTAPVVDADPEADRPWMATLFIPGLTLAEHVKRNGSLSSAQLRQVMAGLAEALRDIHRAGVVHRDLKPSNVLLAEDGPKVIDFGISRPSDSELRTETGKLIGTPPFMAPEQFRRPREVGPAADIFALGSVLVHAATGRGPFDSDSPYIVAYQVVHDEPDLTGVPDDLAPLIVRCLAKEPDERPTPDELMGELRLVSSLYDTQAFIPAQRTPEPEAEKGSGTEAGTEAELEAEAGAEGVSGLVPGPGHESLTGDGATHVRGPGGGDVVAGSSEPSGLASSVGSRGLSDSSSGPSSRTRRRRRRVLFFGGAGVVAVLAVGGALVFGVPEVGGDSGGRSDPGTGRRAVADTFRPWVTKVGTAQAGMSKCAYGGGALRCAAPGVLAASIDPLDGKVRWTRKAEGAGDGTTVAPVLSGGLVHVVTPDRAQLVALDPDTGRTRWTLDLSAYNGSVQHAGDTVLLTSPDGMVTGVDGKTGDRLWRERVAGAAQPPFAYFGGELAYATTLGADNVSTQVIAVDLRTGDIRWRHRLDGVLSPVGVEEGTLWLTEENSYQETVSVVGYTSGTGDVRRIPLALRLPSTTAALHDGTVSLLATGGALVAVDVEAGKQRWRLETSVSRGSEPTADGRTLYVTAPDGRLLAVDARTGRLLGQTRPRLSNGGTAGVVAEVPAPLVVGDRVYGSAPDGSVFAVDAGKPADW; from the coding sequence ATGCCGCCACGACGCAGCGCCGGAACCGGTGCCGAAGCGGAACTTCCCGAATACGCCGGGCAGTACCGCCTTGAGTCATGCCTGGGCTCGGGCGGTATGGGTGTTGTCCATCTGGCGCGCTCGACCTCGGGGCTGCGGCTCGCGGTGAAGGTCGTACATGCCGAGTTCGCCAAGGACCCCGAGTTCAGGGGGCGGTTCCGGCAGGAGATCGCGGCCGCGCGCCGGGTCAGCGGTGCCTTCACCGCACCGGTCGTGGACGCCGACCCCGAGGCCGACCGGCCCTGGATGGCCACCCTGTTCATACCGGGGCTGACGCTGGCCGAGCATGTGAAGCGGAACGGTTCATTGTCGAGCGCGCAGTTGCGTCAGGTCATGGCCGGCCTCGCCGAGGCGTTGCGCGACATCCACCGTGCCGGTGTGGTGCACCGCGACCTCAAGCCGAGCAACGTCCTGCTCGCCGAGGACGGGCCCAAAGTCATCGACTTCGGCATCTCCCGGCCATCCGACAGCGAACTGCGCACGGAGACCGGCAAGCTGATCGGTACCCCGCCCTTCATGGCCCCCGAGCAGTTCCGCCGCCCTCGCGAGGTGGGTCCGGCAGCCGATATCTTCGCCCTCGGGTCGGTCCTGGTCCACGCGGCCACCGGGCGGGGGCCCTTCGACTCCGACAGTCCCTACATCGTCGCGTATCAAGTGGTGCACGATGAGCCGGACTTGACCGGCGTCCCCGACGATCTGGCTCCGCTCATCGTCCGCTGCCTCGCCAAGGAGCCGGACGAACGGCCCACGCCCGACGAACTCATGGGGGAACTGCGGCTCGTCTCCTCCCTTTACGACACGCAGGCGTTCATCCCCGCGCAGCGCACACCGGAACCAGAAGCAGAAAAAGGGTCGGGGACAGAGGCAGGGACAGAGGCAGAACTGGAGGCCGAAGCCGGGGCCGAGGGTGTCTCCGGGCTCGTGCCCGGGCCCGGGCACGAGTCTCTGACCGGAGACGGTGCGACTCACGTGCGCGGCCCGGGCGGCGGCGATGTCGTGGCCGGGTCGTCCGAGCCTTCCGGGCTTGCCTCGTCCGTCGGTTCCAGGGGTCTGTCGGACAGTTCCAGTGGTCCCTCGTCGCGTACCCGTCGGCGCCGTCGTCGGGTGCTTTTCTTCGGCGGCGCCGGTGTCGTGGCCGTACTGGCGGTGGGCGGTGCGCTCGTCTTCGGTGTGCCGGAGGTCGGCGGTGACTCCGGCGGTCGTTCGGATCCGGGTACGGGACGCCGGGCCGTCGCCGACACGTTCCGCCCGTGGGTCACGAAGGTGGGTACGGCACAGGCGGGCATGTCCAAGTGCGCGTACGGCGGCGGGGCGCTGCGCTGTGCCGCGCCGGGTGTGCTCGCCGCCTCCATCGATCCGCTCGACGGCAAGGTGCGGTGGACGCGGAAGGCCGAGGGCGCAGGGGACGGTACGACGGTCGCGCCCGTCCTGTCGGGTGGGCTGGTGCACGTCGTCACCCCGGACCGCGCACAACTCGTCGCGCTCGACCCCGACACGGGCAGGACCCGCTGGACGCTGGACCTTTCCGCGTACAACGGCAGTGTGCAGCACGCGGGCGACACGGTTCTGCTGACCTCGCCCGACGGCATGGTCACCGGTGTCGACGGGAAGACCGGGGACCGGCTGTGGCGGGAGCGCGTGGCCGGCGCGGCCCAGCCCCCGTTCGCGTACTTCGGCGGTGAGCTCGCGTACGCGACGACGCTGGGCGCCGACAACGTGAGTACGCAGGTGATCGCGGTGGATCTGCGGACCGGGGACATCCGGTGGCGTCACCGCCTCGACGGGGTGCTCAGTCCCGTCGGGGTCGAGGAAGGCACGCTCTGGCTGACCGAGGAGAACTCCTACCAGGAGACGGTGAGCGTCGTCGGCTACACGTCCGGCACCGGCGACGTACGGCGGATCCCCCTCGCCCTTCGGCTCCCGTCCACCACGGCCGCCCTGCACGACGGGACGGTCTCTTTACTGGCCACGGGAGGGGCGCTGGTGGCGGTGGACGTCGAGGCCGGCAAGCAGCGGTGGCGGCTGGAGACCTCGGTCAGCAGGGGGTCGGAGCCGACCGCCGACGGCCGGACCCTGTACGTCACCGCTCCTGACGGCCGGCTGCTCGCGGTCGACGCCCGTACGGGCAGGCTCCTGGGGCAGACCCGTCCGCGGCTCAGTAACGGCGGAACCGCGGGCGTCGTCGCCGAGGTGCCCGCACCCTTGGTGGTGGGCGACCGGGTCTACGGAAGCGCGCCCGACGGGAGTGTCTTCGCGGTGGATGCCGGCAAGCCCGCCGACTGGTAG
- a CDS encoding EamA/RhaT family transporter — translation MSEETGTPTGPRPEPIRFFGTTWVDHDGGYAARRAAVAAGSLAAAVLSCLVLRFAYEGLEIAAVGSLVTLLVAVMFAICSAIAFRRTWVGFTERPDPDTQASLRGLLTIGFVGALLAYFFRSLTEAPGEQLHRQEYEAARTEHARRTSRRTGNPSRKRRR, via the coding sequence GTGAGCGAAGAAACCGGCACCCCCACTGGCCCCCGCCCCGAACCGATCCGTTTCTTCGGTACGACCTGGGTGGACCACGACGGCGGTTACGCGGCCCGTCGCGCGGCCGTGGCCGCCGGCTCACTCGCGGCGGCGGTGCTGAGCTGCCTGGTCCTCCGCTTCGCGTACGAGGGCCTGGAGATCGCGGCCGTGGGCAGCCTGGTCACCCTCCTCGTCGCCGTGATGTTCGCGATCTGCAGCGCGATCGCTTTCCGCCGCACGTGGGTAGGCTTCACCGAGCGACCCGACCCCGACACCCAGGCATCCCTCCGCGGCCTCCTCACCATCGGCTTTGTAGGCGCCCTCCTGGCCTACTTCTTCCGCTCCCTCACCGAGGCCCCCGGCGAGCAACTCCACCGCCAGGAGTACGAGGCGGCGCGCACCGAACACGCCCGCCGGACCTCCCGCCGCACCGGAAACCCATCCCGCAAGCGCCGCCGCTAG